From the Carya illinoinensis cultivar Pawnee chromosome 4, C.illinoinensisPawnee_v1, whole genome shotgun sequence genome, one window contains:
- the LOC122307973 gene encoding beta-galactosidase-like isoform X1 encodes MLRPDICKLLILFSLFCSAPASVTYDHRAIMINGQRRILISGSIHYPRSTPEMWPNLIQKAKEGNLDVIQTYVFWNGHEPSPGQVMEMHLILFFFYKYCVFFPIDNILIAFYFSITFQYYFEDRYDLVKFIKLVEQAGLYIHLRIGPYVCAEWNFGGFPVWLKYVPGIAFRTDNGPFKAAMQQFTEKIVSMMKAEKLFETQGGPIILSQIENEFGPVEWEIGAPGKAYTNWAAQMALRLDTGVPWVMCKQEDAPDPVIDTCNGFYCENFQPNKKYKPKMWTENWTGWYTEFGGPVPHRPAEDLAFSVAKFIQNGGSFVNYYMYHGGTNFGRTAGGPFIATSYDYDAPIDEFGLPREPKWGHLRDLHKAIKLCESALVSGDLTMTTLGSNQEAHVFKSKSGACTAFLANYDTKSSVKVSFGSGLYDLPPWSISILPDCRTVVFNTARLGAQSFQMNMMPVNSTFLWESYNEETVSANDDGSTEMSGLWEQINVTRDTTDYLWYMTDVKIDSDEGFLKNGQSPILTIFSAGHALHVFVNDQLSGNVYGGLENPKLTFSDSVNLRVGINQISLLSVTVGLPNVGLHFEKWNAGVLGPVMLKGLNEGTRDLSKQNWSYKIGLKGEALSLHTVSGSSSVEWVEGSLLARQQPLTWYKTSFRTPEGSDPLALDMNSMGKGQIWINGHSIGRHWPGYKAQGDCADCSYAGSYDDKKCRTNCGEASQRWYHVPRSWLNPSGNLLVVFEEWGGEPSGISLVKRTKVSICADISEGQSKMKNWGILTSGELNRPKAHLWCPPGQKIFQIKFASYGQPQGTCGNFKEGSCHSDKSYDVPQRNCIGKQSCSLGVAPEVFGGDPCPGNMKKLSVEATCG; translated from the exons ATGTTGAGACCTGACATTTGCAAGTTATTgatattgttttctttgttttgttctgCTCCAGCGTCTGTGACTTATGATCACAGAGCTATTATGATTAATGGGCAGAGAAGGATTCTGATATCTGGGTCCATTCACTATCCAAGAAGCACTCCTGAG ATGTGGCCTAATCTTATACAGAAGGCCAAAGAAGGCAATTTGGATGTTATACAGACATATGTGTTTTGGAATGGACACGAGCCTTCTCCAGGACAAGTAATGGAAATGCATTTAATTCTAttctttttctataaatattgtGTTTTTTTCCCGATCGACAATATTCtcattgctttttatttttctatcacTTTTCAGTATTATTTTGAGGATAGGTATGACTTAGTTAAGTTCATCAAGCTGGTAGAACAAGCAGGCCTATATATTCATCTACGGATTGGCCCTTATGTTTGTGCTGAATGGAACTTTGG GGGATTTCCTGTTTGGCTGAAATATGTTCCGGGAATTGCTTTCAGAACAGATAATGGGCCATTCAAG GCGGCAATGCAACAATTTACAGAAAAGATTGTGAGTATGATGAAAGCAGAAAAGTTATTTGAAACTCAGGGTGGTCCTATCATCCTGTCTCAG ATTGAGAATGAATTTGGACCAGTAGAATGGGAAATCGGTGCCCCTGGTAAAGCTTATACCAACTGGGCAGCACAAATGGCTTTACGTCTTGACACTGGTGTCCCGTGGGTTATGTGCAAACAAGAGGATGCCCCTGACCCCGTT ATTGATACCTGCAATGGTTTCTACTGTGAAAACTTCCAGCCAAACAAGAAGTATAAGCCCAAAATGTGGACAGAAAACTGGACGGGTTG GTACACCGAGTTTGGTGGTCCAGTTCCTCATAGGCCAGCAGAAGACTTGGCATTTTCAGTAGCAAAGTTCATTCAGAACGGTGGTTcttttgttaattattatatg TACCATGGGGGAACTAACTTTGGCCGGACAGCTGGTGGTCCCTTTATTGCAACCAGCTACGATTATGATGCTCCAATTGACGAATTTG GACTTCCAAGGGAACCAAAATGGGGACATTTGAGAGATCTGCATAAAGCCATAAAGTTATGTGAATCTGCTTTAGTTTCTGGAGATCTGACCATGACCACACTAGGAAGTAATCAAGAG GCTCATGTATTCAAGTCAAAGTCTGGTGCCTGTACTGCATTTCTTGCCAATTATGACACAAAATCCTCTGTAAAGGTGTCCTTCGGAAGTGGACTATATGACCTGCCACCTTGGTCCATTAGCATTCTTCCCGACTGCAGAACTGTAGTTTTCAACACTGCAAGG CTTGGTGCTCAAAGCTTTCAGATGAACATGATGCCCGTAAATAGCACATTTTTATGGGAGTCATACAATGAAGAAACTGTCTCTGCTAATGATGATGGTTCAACTGAAATGAGCGGACTCTGGGAACAAATAAATGTCACAAGAGATACTACAGATTATTTGTGGTACATGACAGA TGTCAAGATAGATTCAGATGAAGGATTTCTAAAGAATGGACAATCTCCCATTCTCACAATATTTTCAGCAGGCCATGCTTTGCATGTTTTCGTCAATGATCAACTATCAG GAAATGTTTATGGGGGACTGGAGAATCCTAAATTAACTTTTAGCGACTCTGTGAATCTGAGGGTTGGCATTAACCAGATTTCTTTACTGAGTGTTACTGTGGGGCTTCCG AATGTTGGCCTGCATTTTGAGAAATGGAATGCTGGGGTTTTAGGCCCAGTCATGTTGAAGGGTCTCAATGAGGGCACAAGAGATTTATCGAAGCAGAACTGGTCTTACAAG ATTGGTCTAAAAGGTGAAGCCTTAAGCCTGCATACTGTTAGTGGGAGTTCCTCCGTTGAATGGGTGGAAGGATCCTTACTGGCTAGGCAACAACCCTTGACATGGTACAAG ACTTCTTTCAGAACACCAGAAGGCAGTGATCCATTAGCTTTGGATATGAATAGCATGGGAAAAGGTCAAATATGGATAAATGGCCATAGCATTGGACGCCATTGGCCTGGATATAAAGCACAGGGTGATTGTGCAGATTGTAGTTATGCTGGAAGTTACGACGATAAGAAATGCCGGACTAATTGCGGAGAGGCCTCTCAAAGATG GTACCATGTTCCACGCTCATGGCTGAATCCGAGTGGGAATCTACTGGTTGTGTTTGAAGAATGGGGCGGTGAGCCAAGTGGGATTTCTTTAGTAAAAAGAACGAAGGTAAGTATATGTGCTGATATCTCTGAAGGGCAGTCGAAAATGAAGAACTGGGGCATACTAACCTCCGGTGAACTCAATAGACCCAAAGCTCATTTATGGTGCCCACCTGGTCAGAAAATCTTTCAAATAAAGTTCGCTAGCTATGGACAACCTCAAGGAACATGCGGAAACTTTAAGGAAGGAAGCTGTCACTCGGACAAGTCCTATGATGTGCCTCAAAGG AATTGCATTGGAAAGCAATCTTGTTCGTTAGGTGTAGCTCCCGAAGTTTTTGGAGGAGATCCATGTCCAGGTAACATGAAGAAGCTTTCAGTTGAGGCCACCTGTGGCTAA
- the LOC122307973 gene encoding beta-galactosidase-like isoform X3, protein MLRPDICKLLILFSLFCSAPASVTYDHRAIMINGQRRILISGSIHYPRSTPEMWPNLIQKAKEGNLDVIQTYVFWNGHEPSPGQYYFEDRYDLVKFIKLVEQAGLYIHLRIGPYVCAEWNFGGFPVWLKYVPGIAFRTDNGPFKAAMQQFTEKIVSMMKAEKLFETQGGPIILSQIENEFGPVEWEIGAPGKAYTNWAAQMALRLDTGVPWVMCKQEDAPDPVIDTCNGFYCENFQPNKKYKPKMWTENWTGWYTEFGGPVPHRPAEDLAFSVAKFIQNGGSFVNYYMYHGGTNFGRTAGGPFIATSYDYDAPIDEFGLPREPKWGHLRDLHKAIKLCESALVSGDLTMTTLGSNQEAHVFKSKSGACTAFLANYDTKSSVKVSFGSGLYDLPPWSISILPDCRTVVFNTARLGAQSFQMNMMPVNSTFLWESYNEETVSANDDGSTEMSGLWEQINVTRDTTDYLWYMTDVKIDSDEGFLKNGQSPILTIFSAGHALHVFVNDQLSGNVYGGLENPKLTFSDSVNLRVGINQISLLSVTVGLPNVGLHFEKWNAGVLGPVMLKGLNEGTRDLSKQNWSYKIGLKGEALSLHTVSGSSSVEWVEGSLLARQQPLTWYKNTRRQ, encoded by the exons ATGTTGAGACCTGACATTTGCAAGTTATTgatattgttttctttgttttgttctgCTCCAGCGTCTGTGACTTATGATCACAGAGCTATTATGATTAATGGGCAGAGAAGGATTCTGATATCTGGGTCCATTCACTATCCAAGAAGCACTCCTGAG ATGTGGCCTAATCTTATACAGAAGGCCAAAGAAGGCAATTTGGATGTTATACAGACATATGTGTTTTGGAATGGACACGAGCCTTCTCCAGGACAA TATTATTTTGAGGATAGGTATGACTTAGTTAAGTTCATCAAGCTGGTAGAACAAGCAGGCCTATATATTCATCTACGGATTGGCCCTTATGTTTGTGCTGAATGGAACTTTGG GGGATTTCCTGTTTGGCTGAAATATGTTCCGGGAATTGCTTTCAGAACAGATAATGGGCCATTCAAG GCGGCAATGCAACAATTTACAGAAAAGATTGTGAGTATGATGAAAGCAGAAAAGTTATTTGAAACTCAGGGTGGTCCTATCATCCTGTCTCAG ATTGAGAATGAATTTGGACCAGTAGAATGGGAAATCGGTGCCCCTGGTAAAGCTTATACCAACTGGGCAGCACAAATGGCTTTACGTCTTGACACTGGTGTCCCGTGGGTTATGTGCAAACAAGAGGATGCCCCTGACCCCGTT ATTGATACCTGCAATGGTTTCTACTGTGAAAACTTCCAGCCAAACAAGAAGTATAAGCCCAAAATGTGGACAGAAAACTGGACGGGTTG GTACACCGAGTTTGGTGGTCCAGTTCCTCATAGGCCAGCAGAAGACTTGGCATTTTCAGTAGCAAAGTTCATTCAGAACGGTGGTTcttttgttaattattatatg TACCATGGGGGAACTAACTTTGGCCGGACAGCTGGTGGTCCCTTTATTGCAACCAGCTACGATTATGATGCTCCAATTGACGAATTTG GACTTCCAAGGGAACCAAAATGGGGACATTTGAGAGATCTGCATAAAGCCATAAAGTTATGTGAATCTGCTTTAGTTTCTGGAGATCTGACCATGACCACACTAGGAAGTAATCAAGAG GCTCATGTATTCAAGTCAAAGTCTGGTGCCTGTACTGCATTTCTTGCCAATTATGACACAAAATCCTCTGTAAAGGTGTCCTTCGGAAGTGGACTATATGACCTGCCACCTTGGTCCATTAGCATTCTTCCCGACTGCAGAACTGTAGTTTTCAACACTGCAAGG CTTGGTGCTCAAAGCTTTCAGATGAACATGATGCCCGTAAATAGCACATTTTTATGGGAGTCATACAATGAAGAAACTGTCTCTGCTAATGATGATGGTTCAACTGAAATGAGCGGACTCTGGGAACAAATAAATGTCACAAGAGATACTACAGATTATTTGTGGTACATGACAGA TGTCAAGATAGATTCAGATGAAGGATTTCTAAAGAATGGACAATCTCCCATTCTCACAATATTTTCAGCAGGCCATGCTTTGCATGTTTTCGTCAATGATCAACTATCAG GAAATGTTTATGGGGGACTGGAGAATCCTAAATTAACTTTTAGCGACTCTGTGAATCTGAGGGTTGGCATTAACCAGATTTCTTTACTGAGTGTTACTGTGGGGCTTCCG AATGTTGGCCTGCATTTTGAGAAATGGAATGCTGGGGTTTTAGGCCCAGTCATGTTGAAGGGTCTCAATGAGGGCACAAGAGATTTATCGAAGCAGAACTGGTCTTACAAG ATTGGTCTAAAAGGTGAAGCCTTAAGCCTGCATACTGTTAGTGGGAGTTCCTCCGTTGAATGGGTGGAAGGATCCTTACTGGCTAGGCAACAACCCTTGACATGGTACAAG AACACCAGAAGGCAGTGA
- the LOC122307974 gene encoding probable polyamine oxidase 5, with product MVSKKPRIVIIGAGMAGLTAANKLYTATGFKDQFELCVVEGGRRIGGRINTSEFGGDRIEMGATWIHGIGGSPLHQIAREIHALESEQPWECMDGWSEEPTTIAEGGFELNPSIVQPVTTLFKNLMDYAQGKMIEDSEGSEGIDYSNLAAKAFKIRTNNGGQEKLSVGSFLRNGLNAYWVSKKDQGELKGYGNWSRRLLEEGIFGIHENIERTYTSAGNLLTLDYNAESEYRMFPGEEITIAKGYLNIIESLASVLPPGLVKLGRKVTGIEWQPEGHESSDKQNGHAARPVKLQFNDGSNMLADHVIVTVSLGVLKAGIREDSGMFNPPLPPFKSEAISRLGYGVVNKLFLQVECHDLSKFPFLQMVFHRPESEFRHKKIPWWMRRTANLCPIYSNSSVLLSWFAGKEALELESLQDEQIIDGVSATLSSFLSQPYKQVNSNSHELCNGNGKSVENIHGNEVKVTKILRSRWGTDPLFLGSYSYVAVGSSGDDLDKMAEPLPKQSSAASPPPLQILFAGEATHRTHYSTTHGAYLSGLREANRLLQHYHCVGV from the coding sequence ATGGTGTCCAAGAAGCCAAGAATTGTTATAATTGGAGCAGGAATGGCTGGTCTTACAGCTGCAAATAAGCTCTACACTGCCACTGGCTTCAAAGACCAGTTTGAGCTGTGTGTTGTGGAAGGTGGGAGAAGAATTGGTGGCAGAATTAACACTTCTGAGTTTGGTGGTGACAGGATTGAGATGGGCGCAACTTGGATCCATGGCATTGGAGGCAGCCCACTTCACCAAATTGCTCGAGAAATCCATGCACTGGAGTCTGAGCAGCCATGGGAATGCATGGATGGGTGGTCTGAAGAGCCTACCACCATTGCTGAAGGCGGGTTTGAGCTAAATCCCTCTATTGTCCAGCCTGTGACAACCCTCTTCAAAAACCTGATGGATTATGCTCAGGGAAAGATGATTGAAGATAGTGAAGGTAGTGAAGGAATTGATTACTCTAACCTTGCAGCCAAGGCTTTCAAGATTCGTACAAACAATGGTGGGCAAGAAAAGCTGAGTGTCGGTTCTTTTCTACGAAATGGCCTAAATGCTTATTGGGTTTCTAAAAAGGACCAGGGAGAGCTCAAAGGGTATGGTAACTGGAGCAGAAGGCTGCTTGAAGAAGGAATATTTGGAATTCATGAGAACATCGAGAGGACTTACACATCTGCTGGTAATCTTTTAACTTTAGATTATAATGCAGAAAGCGAATATCGCATGTTTCCTGGTGAAGAAATCACCATTGCCAAAGGCTACTTGAACATTATCGAATCTCTAGCTTCTGTTTTACCACCTGGTTTAGTCAAATTAGGCCGAAAGGTCACCGGAATTGAATGGCAGCCTGAAGGCCATGAATCATCGGACAAGCAAAATGGTCATGCTGCTAGGCCCGTGAAATTGCAGTTCAATGATGGCTCGAATATGTTGGCTGATCATGTTATTGTCACGGTTTCATTGGGAGTACTCAAAGCCGGAATTCGTGAAGATTCAGGTATGTTCAACCCTCCCCTGCCTCCATTTAAGTCTGAGGCCATATCAAGGCTCGGTTATGGTGTTGTGAACAAGTTGTTTCTGCAAGTGGAGTGCCATGATTTGAGCAAGTTTCCATTTCTCCAAATGGTTTTCCATCGTCCCGAATCGGAATTCCGGCATAAAAAGATACCCTGGTGGATGAGGAGGACAGCTAATCTGTGCCCAATTTACAGCAATTCGAGTGTCCTGCTATCTTGGTTTGCTGGGAAAGAAGCATTAGAGCTTGAATCACTTCAAGATGAACAGATCATTGATGGGGTTTCAGCAACACTTTCTAGCTTTCTATCACAACCCTACAAGCAAGTGAACTCAAACTCCCATGAACTATGCAATGGGAATGGGAAATCTGTGGAAAACATCCATGGAAATGAAGTGAAAGTCACAAAGATATTGAGAAGCCGATGGGGTACTGATCCTTTATTTTTGGGATCTTATAGCTATGTTGCGGTTGGGTCAAGTGGCGATGATTTGGATAAGATGGCTGAGCCATTGCCAAAACAAAGTAGTGCTGCTTCCCCTCCACCACTTCAAATTCTGTTTGCAGGAGAGGCAACGCATAGAACCCACTATTCTACAACTCATGGAGCTTACTTAAGTGGTCTTAGAGAGGCCAATAGGCTTCTTCAACATTATCACTGTGTTGGGGTTTAG
- the LOC122307973 gene encoding beta-galactosidase-like isoform X2 codes for MLRPDICKLLILFSLFCSAPASVTYDHRAIMINGQRRILISGSIHYPRSTPEMWPNLIQKAKEGNLDVIQTYVFWNGHEPSPGQYYFEDRYDLVKFIKLVEQAGLYIHLRIGPYVCAEWNFGGFPVWLKYVPGIAFRTDNGPFKAAMQQFTEKIVSMMKAEKLFETQGGPIILSQIENEFGPVEWEIGAPGKAYTNWAAQMALRLDTGVPWVMCKQEDAPDPVIDTCNGFYCENFQPNKKYKPKMWTENWTGWYTEFGGPVPHRPAEDLAFSVAKFIQNGGSFVNYYMYHGGTNFGRTAGGPFIATSYDYDAPIDEFGLPREPKWGHLRDLHKAIKLCESALVSGDLTMTTLGSNQEAHVFKSKSGACTAFLANYDTKSSVKVSFGSGLYDLPPWSISILPDCRTVVFNTARLGAQSFQMNMMPVNSTFLWESYNEETVSANDDGSTEMSGLWEQINVTRDTTDYLWYMTDVKIDSDEGFLKNGQSPILTIFSAGHALHVFVNDQLSGNVYGGLENPKLTFSDSVNLRVGINQISLLSVTVGLPNVGLHFEKWNAGVLGPVMLKGLNEGTRDLSKQNWSYKIGLKGEALSLHTVSGSSSVEWVEGSLLARQQPLTWYKTSFRTPEGSDPLALDMNSMGKGQIWINGHSIGRHWPGYKAQGDCADCSYAGSYDDKKCRTNCGEASQRWYHVPRSWLNPSGNLLVVFEEWGGEPSGISLVKRTKVSICADISEGQSKMKNWGILTSGELNRPKAHLWCPPGQKIFQIKFASYGQPQGTCGNFKEGSCHSDKSYDVPQRNCIGKQSCSLGVAPEVFGGDPCPGNMKKLSVEATCG; via the exons ATGTTGAGACCTGACATTTGCAAGTTATTgatattgttttctttgttttgttctgCTCCAGCGTCTGTGACTTATGATCACAGAGCTATTATGATTAATGGGCAGAGAAGGATTCTGATATCTGGGTCCATTCACTATCCAAGAAGCACTCCTGAG ATGTGGCCTAATCTTATACAGAAGGCCAAAGAAGGCAATTTGGATGTTATACAGACATATGTGTTTTGGAATGGACACGAGCCTTCTCCAGGACAA TATTATTTTGAGGATAGGTATGACTTAGTTAAGTTCATCAAGCTGGTAGAACAAGCAGGCCTATATATTCATCTACGGATTGGCCCTTATGTTTGTGCTGAATGGAACTTTGG GGGATTTCCTGTTTGGCTGAAATATGTTCCGGGAATTGCTTTCAGAACAGATAATGGGCCATTCAAG GCGGCAATGCAACAATTTACAGAAAAGATTGTGAGTATGATGAAAGCAGAAAAGTTATTTGAAACTCAGGGTGGTCCTATCATCCTGTCTCAG ATTGAGAATGAATTTGGACCAGTAGAATGGGAAATCGGTGCCCCTGGTAAAGCTTATACCAACTGGGCAGCACAAATGGCTTTACGTCTTGACACTGGTGTCCCGTGGGTTATGTGCAAACAAGAGGATGCCCCTGACCCCGTT ATTGATACCTGCAATGGTTTCTACTGTGAAAACTTCCAGCCAAACAAGAAGTATAAGCCCAAAATGTGGACAGAAAACTGGACGGGTTG GTACACCGAGTTTGGTGGTCCAGTTCCTCATAGGCCAGCAGAAGACTTGGCATTTTCAGTAGCAAAGTTCATTCAGAACGGTGGTTcttttgttaattattatatg TACCATGGGGGAACTAACTTTGGCCGGACAGCTGGTGGTCCCTTTATTGCAACCAGCTACGATTATGATGCTCCAATTGACGAATTTG GACTTCCAAGGGAACCAAAATGGGGACATTTGAGAGATCTGCATAAAGCCATAAAGTTATGTGAATCTGCTTTAGTTTCTGGAGATCTGACCATGACCACACTAGGAAGTAATCAAGAG GCTCATGTATTCAAGTCAAAGTCTGGTGCCTGTACTGCATTTCTTGCCAATTATGACACAAAATCCTCTGTAAAGGTGTCCTTCGGAAGTGGACTATATGACCTGCCACCTTGGTCCATTAGCATTCTTCCCGACTGCAGAACTGTAGTTTTCAACACTGCAAGG CTTGGTGCTCAAAGCTTTCAGATGAACATGATGCCCGTAAATAGCACATTTTTATGGGAGTCATACAATGAAGAAACTGTCTCTGCTAATGATGATGGTTCAACTGAAATGAGCGGACTCTGGGAACAAATAAATGTCACAAGAGATACTACAGATTATTTGTGGTACATGACAGA TGTCAAGATAGATTCAGATGAAGGATTTCTAAAGAATGGACAATCTCCCATTCTCACAATATTTTCAGCAGGCCATGCTTTGCATGTTTTCGTCAATGATCAACTATCAG GAAATGTTTATGGGGGACTGGAGAATCCTAAATTAACTTTTAGCGACTCTGTGAATCTGAGGGTTGGCATTAACCAGATTTCTTTACTGAGTGTTACTGTGGGGCTTCCG AATGTTGGCCTGCATTTTGAGAAATGGAATGCTGGGGTTTTAGGCCCAGTCATGTTGAAGGGTCTCAATGAGGGCACAAGAGATTTATCGAAGCAGAACTGGTCTTACAAG ATTGGTCTAAAAGGTGAAGCCTTAAGCCTGCATACTGTTAGTGGGAGTTCCTCCGTTGAATGGGTGGAAGGATCCTTACTGGCTAGGCAACAACCCTTGACATGGTACAAG ACTTCTTTCAGAACACCAGAAGGCAGTGATCCATTAGCTTTGGATATGAATAGCATGGGAAAAGGTCAAATATGGATAAATGGCCATAGCATTGGACGCCATTGGCCTGGATATAAAGCACAGGGTGATTGTGCAGATTGTAGTTATGCTGGAAGTTACGACGATAAGAAATGCCGGACTAATTGCGGAGAGGCCTCTCAAAGATG GTACCATGTTCCACGCTCATGGCTGAATCCGAGTGGGAATCTACTGGTTGTGTTTGAAGAATGGGGCGGTGAGCCAAGTGGGATTTCTTTAGTAAAAAGAACGAAGGTAAGTATATGTGCTGATATCTCTGAAGGGCAGTCGAAAATGAAGAACTGGGGCATACTAACCTCCGGTGAACTCAATAGACCCAAAGCTCATTTATGGTGCCCACCTGGTCAGAAAATCTTTCAAATAAAGTTCGCTAGCTATGGACAACCTCAAGGAACATGCGGAAACTTTAAGGAAGGAAGCTGTCACTCGGACAAGTCCTATGATGTGCCTCAAAGG AATTGCATTGGAAAGCAATCTTGTTCGTTAGGTGTAGCTCCCGAAGTTTTTGGAGGAGATCCATGTCCAGGTAACATGAAGAAGCTTTCAGTTGAGGCCACCTGTGGCTAA